The window CGGCCGCGGATCGATCATCTTCTCCGGAGACAGGTAAGAAGAGTTCCAGGGTGTCGAGGAGGCCTTCGGCCTCGAGGAGAGCTTCTGCTGCTTCGTCGCTGCCGATGAATGTGCCGGATTGGTCGAAGATACTGAAGAACGAGTACAGTGAGAATCGGTTGAGGGACAGCGACGATGATTATGAGGAGGGGGATCGGATTCCACCGCACGAGTTCCTGGCACGACAAATGGCGAAGACTGGTATCGCTTCCTCCTCAGTGCAGGAAGGGGTTGGGAGGA is drawn from Primulina eburnea isolate SZY01 chromosome 10, ASM2296580v1, whole genome shotgun sequence and contains these coding sequences:
- the LOC140803559 gene encoding protein S40-4-like; translation: MAASKTYFSRPNYRFLPADQLLANDSSMNFELDESDVWSSAADRSSSPETGKKSSRVSRRPSASRRASAASSLPMNVPDWSKILKNEYSENRLRDSDDDYEEGDRIPPHEFLARQMAKTGIASSSVQEGVGRTLKGRDLSRVRNAILQKTGYQD